GCCGCGTGCTCGTCGGCGATGTCGCGCACAGAAAGCGCGACTCCGGGCGCGATTTCGATACGGGACCAGGTCTCCACATTTCCAGGCGCAATCTCCCGACTCGTTACGTCCCGGAGAGCCGTGAGCAAACCGGCCAACTCCGAATCATCGACATCTCGACGTGCTCGCGGGGCCGCGTAGGGCGCCTCGGCCATGTCCGCCTTGAGAGACGCGGCGCGGCCTTCGTGAGCCCAGTACGCTTCCTCCTCCCGTACCATCAGCCTGTCCTCGAGGGCCGCGTGCCGCGCCCGCGGGGCGGCGAAAGCGACCGGCGCCTCGTGCCGTTCCGCCACGTCCTCCGTTCGTAGCCGCGAATCCGTTTCGGCGGACCCGGCGGAGAGGAGGTCGGCGGTCACGGCGATTCGTCCGTCCGCCACGCCCGCGATCAGTTCCGGCGACGATCCCTCGAACACCGCGCCGATCTCGCGGAGCGGGGTCGCCGGCACCCTCCCCGCCCCCTCCGCCTCGCGGACCCGCCGAATGAAGAGGAGGCGGTCCCGCACGAGCTTGGGATAGCGGGTCTTCGGCCCCCTGCGGCCGACGCGCGGAAGGAGTCCGACCTGCACGTAGTACGCGATCGTCCGCCGGCTGAACCCCGTCTCCTCCTCCAACTCCCGGGCCGTGTAACTGCGCATGCCGTTTCCGCCGTTTCGATGCGTAAGTGACATCTGCTGTCGTTTACCGACGACAACCGTTGACTTGTCCCAACCTCCCCGCTACTGTCAACAGCGTATCAACACTGACAATATCAAGGAGGGGAGAAATGAACCAGATCACGACCGCCATCGCCGGCCTCGACATCGGCGAACCGATCTTCCGCGGCGGCCTCACGGTGTTCCCCCTCCTTTCGCCGGAGATCTCGGACCTCGATTACCTGCTGCTGGGAGACGGGCTTCGCGAGGGCCGGGTCACGGTGCGCGAGGTGTCGATGGGGGGCAGTGTCCCCGACCTCGAGGTGGAGAACCGCGCCGACCGTCCCCTGCTCATCGTGGACGGCGAGGAACTCGTCGGCGCCAAGCAGAATCGGGTCGCCAACCTCACGCTGCTCCTCCCCGCCGGGAAGACGACGGTCATCCCGGTTTCGTGCGTGGAACAGGGCCGCTGGTCGTACGACAGCCCCGGATTCCAGGTGACGAACCGGATGCACTTCGCCAGCGGCCGGGCGGAGCGGTACGCGAGCGTGCAGCAGTCGATGCGCAGCGAGGGGACGCGGCGCTCCGATCAGAGCCGGGTGTGGAGTTCGATCGACGACAAGGCGGTGGCGATGGACGCACCTTCGGAGACCGGCGCCATGAGCGAGATCTTCGAGCGTCACGCGGCGACGCTGGACGACTACGTCCGGGAGGTGGAGGCCGCTCCGGATCAACTCGGCGCCATCTTCGCGGTGGCGGGCGGCAGCTACGGGCTGGACCTCTTCGACCGTCACGCCACCCTCGCCGCGTTCCTCCCCAGGCTGGTGCGAAGCTACGGCGTCGACGCGCTGGAACGGCGCACGGAGGGGGACACGGCGGCGCCGGCCTCCGCGGCGCGGAAGTTCCTCGACCGCCTGCGGGCGGGCTCGTTCGATGACCACCCCGCGGTCGGGCTCGGGCGCGATGTGGGCATCGCCGCCGAACGCGCCATCGGAGGCGCGCTCGTCGTGGACGACACCATCGTGCACCTCACGGGGTTCTCCAACCCCCGGGCCGGCCACGCCGAGCGTGACGGCGAACGGGTGTACGCGAACTACCGCCAGAGGCGCGACGCCCTCCACCGGCGTCAGAGCGATGTCGCTTGACTCGACGAAGGTAGGGCCATACTCCTGCAGTATGGCCACCACCACGATCAAATCAACGTACTCGCTTGACGTAGAGTCCGTCAGGACACTCGAGACCTTGGCGAAACGATGGCGTGTCTCCAAGTCCGAGGTGCTGCGTCGCGCGATAAGGGCGGTAGCGGCGGAAGAAGCCGGCGCCGTCGGCGGACCCCTGGACGCATTGCACCGGCTGCAGGCCAGCGTGCGCGACGAGGGCGTGGATCTCGACCGCTGGGCGAGGGACGTCCGGAGCGAACGCCGTGCGCCGCGTGCCGGTTATCCCCGCGCATGATTCACCTGGACACCAGCTTCCTGATTCTCGCGCTAGACGCCGGATCGCCGCAGTCACGGGAGTTGAACGCCTGGCTTCACGCGGGAGTGACGCTCGGGATGAGCGCCGTCGCGTGGACCGAGTTCCTGTGCGGACCTTTGTCGACCTCCCAGTTGGCGACGGCTGACAGCATCGTTGGCCCTCGCGCCGACTACACGGGCGCGGATGCCGCGGTCGCCGCGCAATTGTTCAACGAGACCGGGCGGCGGCGTGGGACGTTGCGCGACTGCATGATCGCGGCGGTGGCGTTGCGCGATGGGGCGCGACTCGCCACGGGCGATGAGGCCGACTTCCGCCGGTTCGAACCTCTCGGTCTGAAGTTGGCCTGAGGATCTCGCTCCCATGCTCCGGCCGCGCTTCGGCCGCGGCCGGCGGCTGGAATTGCCTCGCCGTCGCCACCACCTTACGCGACCCGCCAGCGCGTTGGCGGCGTTCCGGCTAACGATCGCGTGGAGGGCGGGTGAAAACACGGGGGCGGGGCCGCGAGGCGGCGATGGTCTTCATCTTCATCACCGTCTTCATCGACGTGCTGGGGATCGGGATCATCGTCCCCATCCTCCCCGAACTCATCAAGGAGTTCACCGGAGGAAGCACGGCGCGCGCGGGGCGCTGGTTCGGGGTGCTCGCGGCGACCTACGCCGTCACCCAGTTCTTCTTCGCGCCCATCCTGGGCTCGCTCTCGGACCGGGTCGGGCGCCGGCCCGTCATCCTGATCTCGCTGTTCGGCCTCGGAATCGACTACATCATCATGGGGCTCGCGCCCTCCATCGGCTGGCTCTTCGCGGGCCGCCTCATTGCGGGCGTGATGGGCGCGAGCATCACGACGGCCAACGCCTACGTCGCCGACGTGTCCGAACCCGAGAAGCGGGCCCGGAACTTCGGACTCATCGGGGTCGCGTTCGGCCTCGGCTTCATCTTTCGGTCCCGCGATCGGGGGGCTCCTGGGCGGGATCGACCTTCGCCTCCCCTTCTTCGCCGCGGCGGGCCTCGCCCTCGTGAACGCGCTGTACGGCGTCTTCGTCCTCCCCGAATCGCTGCCGCCGGAGAAGCGCGACGCCTTCAGCTGGCTCAAGGCCAACCCGATCGGGAGCCTGTTCGTGCTGCGCTCGTACCCGCTGGTCGCCGGCCTCGCCGTGTCCTTCGTGTTCATGATCCTCGCCCAGCGCGGCCTGGAGACCGTGTGGGTGCTCTACACGGGCCACAAGTTCGGCTGGGATGAACTCGCCAACGGACTGTCGCTGGCGCTCGTGGGACTCATGGCGGCCCTCGTCCAGGGCGTCCTGGTTCAGCCCGTGATCAAACGCACCGGGGAGCGCCGCGCGATCCTCGGAGGGCTCGCGCTGGCCGTGGTCACCTACCTGGGCTACGGCCTCGCCACGCAGGGGTGGATGCTCATCGCCTTCATCATCTTCGGCTCCATCGGAGGCGTCGCGGGCCCCGCGCTCCAGAGCCTCGTGGCCGGAGCCGTGGAGCCGCAGGACCAGGGGAAGGTACAGGGCGGCCTACAGTCGCTCATGAGCCTGACGAGCATCCTGAGCCCCCTGATCTTCACCAGCCTCCTGTTCAGCTACTTCACGTCACCCGCCGCCCCGGTGGAGTTGCCGGGCGCGCCCTTCCTGCTCGGCGCCGTGATGTACGCCACGGCCTTCGTGCTCGTGCTCCGCCTCTTCCGCCGCATCCCGCCCACCGGATAGACGCCGGCGCCCCCGCGGTCACGTCGCACTCCTCTCGGCTCCCGGGCGACCCAGGTCCCGCAGCGATACGGCAACGTCCGGCGCTACTCGCAGGACCTGGCGGTCCAACGTTGCCAGGCGGACCCCCAGGGCGCGCGCCACGGCCACGAACTCGGCATCGTAGGCCGTGAGGCCGCACTCGAGAGCGATATCGATCACCAGCCCGCCGGGGACGCCGACGATTCTGCTCCCGAGTACGTGCGCCGCGTCGTCACCCATCGCCTTGACCTGCGCGGACGTCGCGACGCCGCGACGCACGACTCCGAGCAGAGCGTTGCGCAACTCGCTCAGGAGAATGACAGGGGCGGCCCATTCCGGATCCTTCCTGAGGAGGTCGGCGGCAGCGGCCCCGTCCGTTCCGCCAAAGACGAAGCTCATCATCACGTTGGTGTCGACGACGATCATCGCCGCCCCTCGTCTCGCAGCCGTCGCACGTTCTCGGGGCTCAAGTCGATCGCCCCCAGAGTCTCGTGTCGGCGCGCTATCCGATCGAGCAATGCCTCGACATCGAGCGGCCCGGAATCCACGGAGGCCGTCAGGCGAGCAATGATCTCCCCGTTCAAGCTTCGGTGGTTGCGGGCCGCCGCCTCCTTGAGCTCGCGATGCAGGCCCGCGGGTATCCCACGGAGAGCCAGATTCGGCATGGTCGGATTCTCTCGCATGAAATCCATGATATCGATTTGATATCATCAAGGTATCAACATACGGAATCCCAAGCCACGACCCGGCTGGGATCCCAGGTCAAGGGATGGGGCGCGACCTTGCGGGCGAGTGGTGTCAGGACGCGCCGAGTTGCTGGAGCAGGAAGGCGAGTTCCATTGCGGCGTTGCGGACGTTGCGGGTGAAGGAGCGGCCGCCGGCGTGGCCCGTGCGCGGGTCGTAGTCGAGGATCACCGGCAGGCCCGAACTCGACGCGGCCTGCAGGCGGGCGGCCATCTTGCGGGCCTGCAGGGGGGGCACGCGGGTGTCGAGATCTCCCTGGGTGAGCATGACGGCCGGG
Above is a window of Candidatus Palauibacter scopulicola DNA encoding:
- a CDS encoding MFS transporter translates to MDLRLPFFAAAGLALVNALYGVFVLPESLPPEKRDAFSWLKANPIGSLFVLRSYPLVAGLAVSFVFMILAQRGLETVWVLYTGHKFGWDELANGLSLALVGLMAALVQGVLVQPVIKRTGERRAILGGLALAVVTYLGYGLATQGWMLIAFIIFGSIGGVAGPALQSLVAGAVEPQDQGKVQGGLQSLMSLTSILSPLIFTSLLFSYFTSPAAPVELPGAPFLLGAVMYATAFVLVLRLFRRIPPTG
- a CDS encoding type II toxin-antitoxin system VapC family toxin yields the protein MIVVDTNVMMSFVFGGTDGAAAADLLRKDPEWAAPVILLSELRNALLGVVRRGVATSAQVKAMGDDAAHVLGSRIVGVPGGLVIDIALECGLTAYDAEFVAVARALGVRLATLDRQVLRVAPDVAVSLRDLGRPGAERSAT
- a CDS encoding DUF6569 family protein; amino-acid sequence: MNQITTAIAGLDIGEPIFRGGLTVFPLLSPEISDLDYLLLGDGLREGRVTVREVSMGGSVPDLEVENRADRPLLIVDGEELVGAKQNRVANLTLLLPAGKTTVIPVSCVEQGRWSYDSPGFQVTNRMHFASGRAERYASVQQSMRSEGTRRSDQSRVWSSIDDKAVAMDAPSETGAMSEIFERHAATLDDYVREVEAAPDQLGAIFAVAGGSYGLDLFDRHATLAAFLPRLVRSYGVDALERRTEGDTAAPASAARKFLDRLRAGSFDDHPAVGLGRDVGIAAERAIGGALVVDDTIVHLTGFSNPRAGHAERDGERVYANYRQRRDALHRRQSDVA
- a CDS encoding MerR family transcriptional regulator; translated protein: MRSYTARELEEETGFSRRTIAYYVQVGLLPRVGRRGPKTRYPKLVRDRLLFIRRVREAEGAGRVPATPLREIGAVFEGSSPELIAGVADGRIAVTADLLSAGSAETDSRLRTEDVAERHEAPVAFAAPRARHAALEDRLMVREEEAYWAHEGRAASLKADMAEAPYAAPRARRDVDDSELAGLLTALRDVTSREIAPGNVETWSRIEIAPGVALSVRDIADEHAALLDAVARQLRHLLSDG
- a CDS encoding PIN domain-containing protein yields the protein MIHLDTSFLILALDAGSPQSRELNAWLHAGVTLGMSAVAWTEFLCGPLSTSQLATADSIVGPRADYTGADAAVAAQLFNETGRRRGTLRDCMIAAVALRDGARLATGDEADFRRFEPLGLKLA